A stretch of Bacillus pseudomycoides DNA encodes these proteins:
- a CDS encoding AAA family ATPase, translating into MRPLQLIMTAFGPYKQREVIDFNDLGDHRIFAISGNTGAGKTTIFDAICYVLYGEASGEERSDTSMLRSQFADDNVYTSVELTFQLKGKQYEIKRQLGHKKQGNKTVTGHAVELYEVIDDEKIPCVDRFHVTDVNKKVEDLIGLTKHQFSQIVMLPQGEFRKLLTSETENKEEILRRIFKTDRYKLMRELLDQQRKQWKDVLQEKQKERELYFRNVFKLPVRDRSLLETLVQQEHVNTHQVVEALEQEAKCYETEVEQLQAQQTVQTQQLKEVEVRFHAAKSVNEKFKDLEQKQEQQAALQANREQIEIEEKRFKLAEQAKRLVPFEQWYEEAMQSEQTAEQLLKQITVKKEKTAETFGVAQEKYEEFREKEPTREEAKRNAQRLEELQPIIASLAEKKSTLQKAELQSEKLKTGIHKLEQQLEGQILQKQQIAGELQQLEVALEKYVVKVEELTNMREDAKVLKQAYDVWKEKQTYEQEKEIASQRMELAVKSYEDMERRWLNEQAGVLALHLHDGESCPVCGSTNHPKKATELGDTIDEKQLDELRGNKNVAEKLHIQLEEKWNFYRLQYEQVIKEVVKRGYRSEELVETYHELVQKGKQLAAEVNSLKASEEKRKQLASNLKGLEEQLEEFQKKKREAEAIQHRNEIECIELRTSYEHDQQKIPESLQTLEAWKQQFDNAVKELRFMEAEWKKVQEAYQHWQNENIRVRAEYDGAMKQVTQTKEKKEETLLRFMTELEQGGFIDQQAYKEAKLTDVEIKHLQEHIKKYYASLEVLAKQIEELANELEGKEWVDITVLEEQLKELEIQLDITKEKRQRAQNAVAYISDLHENIRRIDEQIHEEEKAFQELVDLYEVMKGDNESRISFERYILIEYLEQIVQIANERLRKLSNGQFYLKRSERVEKRNRQSGLGLDVYDAYTGQTRDVKTLSGGEKFNASLCLALGMADVIQAYEGGISIETMFIDEGFGSLDEESLTKAVDALIDLQKSGRFIGVISHVQELKNAMPAVLEVTKQKDGCSQTKFVVK; encoded by the coding sequence ATGAGGCCACTGCAGCTTATTATGACAGCGTTTGGTCCTTATAAACAGCGAGAGGTCATTGATTTCAATGATTTAGGGGATCATCGTATTTTTGCGATTTCAGGAAATACAGGAGCGGGAAAAACAACGATATTCGATGCGATTTGTTATGTGTTATATGGAGAAGCGAGCGGAGAGGAACGTAGTGATACAAGTATGCTTCGCAGCCAATTTGCCGATGACAACGTATATACAAGTGTAGAATTAACCTTTCAACTGAAAGGAAAACAGTATGAAATTAAAAGACAGCTTGGTCATAAAAAACAAGGGAATAAAACCGTTACTGGGCATGCTGTTGAATTATATGAAGTAATAGATGATGAGAAGATTCCATGTGTAGATCGTTTTCATGTGACAGATGTGAACAAAAAGGTTGAAGATTTAATCGGACTGACTAAACATCAATTTAGTCAAATTGTCATGCTTCCGCAAGGGGAGTTTCGAAAACTATTAACATCTGAAACGGAAAATAAAGAAGAAATTTTACGCCGTATTTTTAAAACAGATCGTTATAAATTAATGCGTGAATTACTAGATCAACAACGGAAACAGTGGAAAGACGTCTTGCAAGAAAAGCAAAAAGAAAGAGAGCTGTATTTCCGTAATGTTTTTAAATTACCTGTTCGAGATCGTTCGTTGTTAGAGACATTGGTGCAGCAGGAACATGTTAATACGCATCAAGTAGTCGAAGCACTTGAACAAGAGGCCAAGTGCTATGAGACGGAAGTTGAACAATTACAAGCGCAGCAAACAGTACAAACGCAGCAATTAAAAGAAGTAGAAGTTCGTTTCCATGCGGCAAAATCTGTTAATGAAAAGTTCAAAGATTTAGAGCAGAAACAAGAGCAACAAGCAGCTTTACAAGCAAATCGAGAACAAATCGAAATAGAAGAAAAGCGCTTTAAACTGGCAGAACAAGCAAAACGATTAGTACCATTTGAACAATGGTATGAAGAAGCAATGCAAAGCGAACAGACTGCGGAACAATTACTGAAACAAATAACTGTTAAGAAGGAAAAAACTGCTGAAACTTTTGGGGTTGCACAGGAGAAATATGAAGAGTTTAGAGAGAAGGAACCTACGCGTGAAGAAGCTAAGAGAAATGCACAAAGATTGGAAGAGTTACAGCCAATCATCGCTTCATTAGCGGAGAAAAAATCAACATTGCAAAAGGCGGAGCTTCAGAGTGAGAAGTTAAAAACAGGTATTCATAAGCTTGAGCAACAGTTAGAAGGACAAATATTACAAAAGCAACAAATAGCTGGAGAACTGCAGCAGCTAGAGGTGGCACTTGAAAAATATGTAGTAAAAGTGGAAGAATTAACAAATATGCGAGAAGATGCAAAAGTCTTAAAGCAAGCATATGACGTTTGGAAAGAAAAACAAACATATGAACAAGAAAAAGAAATTGCATCTCAAAGGATGGAATTGGCAGTTAAATCATATGAAGATATGGAACGCCGCTGGCTAAACGAACAAGCTGGGGTGCTAGCTCTTCATCTTCATGACGGAGAATCTTGCCCAGTATGTGGTAGCACGAATCATCCAAAGAAAGCTACCGAATTGGGAGATACCATCGATGAAAAACAGCTTGATGAGCTAAGGGGAAATAAGAATGTTGCCGAAAAATTGCACATTCAATTAGAAGAGAAATGGAATTTCTATCGTTTGCAATATGAACAAGTAATAAAAGAAGTCGTGAAGCGTGGATATCGCTCAGAAGAATTAGTTGAAACATATCACGAATTGGTGCAAAAAGGAAAGCAACTAGCAGCTGAGGTAAACTCATTAAAAGCAAGCGAAGAAAAGCGTAAACAATTGGCTTCAAATCTAAAAGGATTAGAAGAACAATTAGAAGAGTTCCAGAAGAAAAAACGTGAAGCAGAGGCTATACAACACCGCAACGAAATAGAATGCATAGAGCTTCGTACGTCTTATGAACATGATCAGCAAAAAATTCCTGAAAGCTTACAAACGTTAGAAGCGTGGAAACAGCAATTTGACAATGCTGTTAAAGAACTTCGTTTTATGGAAGCTGAGTGGAAGAAAGTACAAGAAGCTTATCAACATTGGCAAAATGAAAATATTCGTGTGCGAGCTGAGTATGATGGAGCTATGAAACAAGTAACCCAGACAAAAGAAAAGAAAGAAGAGACTTTACTCCGTTTTATGACAGAGCTTGAACAAGGTGGATTTATCGATCAACAAGCTTATAAAGAAGCGAAATTAACAGATGTAGAAATAAAACATCTGCAAGAGCACATTAAAAAATACTATGCATCCCTTGAAGTATTAGCGAAACAAATTGAAGAATTAGCAAATGAATTAGAGGGAAAAGAATGGGTAGATATTACAGTTCTAGAAGAGCAATTGAAAGAACTAGAAATTCAGCTTGATATTACGAAAGAAAAACGTCAGCGCGCTCAAAATGCAGTTGCGTACATTTCTGATTTACATGAAAATATTAGACGAATTGACGAACAAATTCATGAAGAAGAAAAAGCTTTCCAAGAACTTGTTGATTTATACGAAGTCATGAAAGGGGATAACGAAAGTCGTATTTCCTTTGAACGTTACATTTTAATTGAGTATCTTGAACAAATCGTTCAAATTGCAAACGAAAGACTTCGTAAGCTATCAAACGGACAGTTCTATTTAAAACGAAGTGAACGAGTTGAAAAACGCAACCGCCAAAGTGGATTAGGATTAGATGTATACGATGCATACACTGGCCAAACACGTGATGTAAAAACATTGTCCGGCGGTGAGAAATTTAACGCATCGCTTTGTTTAGCACTTGGTATGGCAGATGTGATTCAAGCGTATGAAGGCGGAATTTCTATCGAAACGATGTTTATCGATGAAGGATTTGGCTCACTAGATGAAGAGTCATTAACAAAAGCAGTTGATGCATTAATAGACTTACAAAAATCTGGACGATTTATCGGTGTGATTTCGCACGTACAAGAGTTGAAGAATGCGATGCCGGCAGTACTTGAAGTAACGAAGCAGAAGGATGGTTGTAGTCAGACGAAGTTTGTGGTGAAGTAA
- the tnpB gene encoding IS66 family insertion sequence element accessory protein TnpB — translation MASSVFCNRSRDKLKTLVWEHNGFRLLLFDLLLRFSRSFFCLVFPTT, via the coding sequence ATCGCTTCATCTGTCTTTTGCAATCGCTCACGCGATAAACTAAAGACTCTCGTGTGGGAACATAATGGGTTTAGGTTGCTCCTGTTTGACCTCTTGCTTAGGTTCAGTAGAAGCTTTTTCTGTCTTGTCTTCCCCACCACCTAA
- a CDS encoding flagellin produces MDKANENASKSSRQAKEDEIATEAGVILKLQSLQPESEESVLTPTNQLPSSVQKPLEDQ; encoded by the coding sequence ATGGATAAAGCGAATGAAAATGCATCTAAATCAAGCCGTCAAGCAAAAGAGGACGAAATTGCTACAGAAGCAGGTGTGATTCTAAAACTACAATCGCTTCAACCAGAAAGTGAAGAATCTGTATTAACTCCAACTAACCAGCTTCCATCTAGCGTTCAGAAACCTCTTGAAGACCAATAA
- a CDS encoding YolD-like family protein, producing MFLRKLAKNHLITIVYYQSGFLKTCKGKVCNLDLHQQTLILINEQHKAFSISLSDIKEIH from the coding sequence ATGTTCTTAAGAAAATTAGCAAAAAATCACTTAATCACTATTGTTTACTATCAGAGTGGATTTTTAAAAACATGTAAGGGGAAAGTTTGCAACCTTGATTTACACCAACAAACACTTATTTTAATAAATGAACAGCATAAGGCCTTCTCTATATCTTTATCTGATATTAAGGAAATCCATTAA
- a CDS encoding sodium:alanine symporter family protein: MEQLLVDLVGSTNDFLWSKLLIIMLVVCGIYFTFKSKFVQFRMLKEMVRVLMEGKEGSKDQISPFQAFCIGMAARVGTGNITGIAIAIALGGPGAVFWMWIISIISSASSFVESTLAQIYKVKDKAGFRGGPSYYMEKGLDKRWMGVLFSILITITFGLVFNSVQSNTVTIAFENSFGTDRLTVGIIMAIAFAAIIFGGVQRIAKMAEYKVMFLAVLYIGVALFVVVTNITKMPEVLSLIVQNAFGFKQIAGGSIGAALMHGVKRGLFSNEAGMGSAPNVAATATTSHPVKQGLIQAFGVLTDTLIICTSTAFIILLSDAYKQPGLNGIALTQAALSEHIGSWASGCLAIFVFLFGFGALIGNYYYGETNIRFLHTSKVWLMVYRISVLAMIVFGSVAKIQLVWDLADLFMGFMVIINLIAITLLSKVAFAALQDYMKQKKAGKDPIFYKDSIKGLENIECWEHYQDTSTSKKKSM, translated from the coding sequence ATGGAACAATTGTTGGTGGATTTAGTCGGATCAACGAATGATTTTTTATGGTCTAAATTGTTAATTATTATGCTTGTTGTTTGCGGAATTTATTTCACATTTAAATCGAAATTTGTACAGTTTCGAATGCTAAAGGAAATGGTCCGTGTGTTAATGGAAGGGAAGGAAGGTTCTAAAGACCAAATTTCCCCGTTTCAAGCGTTCTGTATTGGTATGGCCGCTCGCGTTGGAACAGGAAATATCACAGGAATTGCGATTGCGATTGCACTAGGCGGTCCTGGAGCTGTATTTTGGATGTGGATTATTTCTATTATTAGCTCAGCATCCAGCTTTGTTGAAAGCACATTAGCGCAAATATATAAAGTAAAAGATAAAGCTGGTTTCCGCGGCGGCCCATCCTATTATATGGAAAAAGGATTGGACAAACGTTGGATGGGAGTATTATTTTCTATTTTAATTACGATTACTTTCGGTCTTGTATTCAATTCTGTACAATCAAATACCGTTACAATTGCTTTTGAGAACTCATTCGGTACAGATCGTTTAACTGTAGGGATTATCATGGCAATTGCTTTCGCTGCGATTATCTTTGGCGGTGTGCAGCGTATTGCAAAAATGGCTGAATATAAGGTGATGTTTCTAGCGGTGTTATACATTGGAGTTGCATTATTTGTTGTAGTTACCAACATAACAAAAATGCCAGAAGTTCTTTCTCTTATTGTTCAAAATGCATTTGGCTTTAAACAAATAGCAGGCGGTTCAATCGGCGCAGCACTCATGCATGGAGTTAAACGTGGTTTATTCTCAAATGAGGCTGGTATGGGAAGTGCGCCAAACGTTGCTGCAACGGCAACAACAAGCCATCCGGTGAAACAAGGACTTATACAAGCATTTGGTGTATTAACGGATACACTGATTATTTGTACAAGCACAGCATTTATTATTTTACTTTCTGATGCATACAAACAACCAGGGTTAAATGGTATTGCACTTACACAAGCAGCATTAAGTGAACACATCGGCTCTTGGGCGTCGGGCTGTCTTGCTATTTTTGTTTTCCTATTTGGATTCGGTGCGTTAATTGGTAACTATTATTATGGAGAAACAAATATTCGATTCTTACACACAAGTAAAGTATGGTTGATGGTATACCGAATAAGTGTGTTAGCTATGATTGTATTCGGTTCAGTTGCAAAGATCCAACTTGTATGGGATTTAGCAGATTTATTTATGGGCTTTATGGTTATTATAAATTTAATTGCTATTACCTTACTATCAAAAGTAGCCTTTGCTGCGTTACAGGATTACATGAAACAGAAAAAAGCTGGTAAAGATCCTATTTTTTATAAAGATAGCATTAAAGGGCTTGAAAACATTGAATGTTGGGAGCATTATCAGGACACTTCAACTTCAAAAAAGAAAAGTATGTAA
- a CDS encoding glutaminase — translation MIKEYSVQVESQEKACLDQWVTHYRSYAAKGQSASYIPALGKINLSQLGICIVEPDGTMIKSGDWEVPFTLQSISKVIGFIAACLSRGISYVLERVDVEPTGDAFNSIIRLEMHKPGKPFNPMINAGAITVASLLPGTSAQEKLESLYALIEKMIERRPAINEKVFQSEWQTAHRNRALAYYLKENGFLESDVEEALEVYLKQCSIEINTEDIALIGLILAHDGYHPIRKEQVLPKEVARLTKALMLTCGMYNASGKFAAFIGLPAKSGVSGGIMALVPSRSRRELPFQDGCGIGIYGPAIDDYGNSLPGVMLLEHIAQEWDLSIF, via the coding sequence ATGATAAAGGAATATAGCGTTCAGGTTGAGAGTCAAGAAAAAGCTTGCTTAGATCAATGGGTAACTCATTATCGATCCTACGCTGCTAAAGGACAAAGCGCCAGTTATATTCCCGCTTTGGGGAAGATAAATTTATCGCAATTAGGTATTTGTATAGTAGAGCCAGATGGAACAATGATAAAGTCAGGGGATTGGGAGGTACCTTTCACCTTGCAAAGTATATCAAAAGTAATCGGCTTTATAGCCGCTTGTTTAAGCCGCGGTATTTCTTATGTATTAGAGCGGGTTGATGTAGAGCCAACTGGAGATGCCTTCAATTCGATCATTCGTTTAGAGATGCATAAACCAGGAAAGCCTTTTAATCCTATGATTAATGCTGGAGCGATTACTGTAGCTTCGCTTCTGCCAGGAACATCGGCGCAAGAAAAATTAGAATCGCTATATGCATTAATCGAAAAAATGATAGAGAGGCGTCCCGCCATTAATGAAAAAGTGTTTCAATCAGAATGGCAAACAGCCCATCGAAATAGAGCCTTAGCATACTATTTAAAGGAAAATGGTTTTTTAGAATCGGATGTGGAGGAGGCACTAGAGGTTTACTTGAAACAATGCTCGATAGAAATAAATACAGAGGATATTGCCTTAATAGGGCTTATACTTGCACATGATGGATATCATCCTATTCGTAAAGAACAAGTCCTCCCTAAAGAGGTTGCTAGATTAACAAAAGCCTTAATGCTTACTTGTGGAATGTACAATGCTTCTGGCAAATTTGCTGCTTTCATCGGGTTACCAGCTAAAAGTGGGGTGTCCGGAGGGATTATGGCACTCGTCCCCTCAAGGTCCAGGAGGGAACTACCGTTTCAAGATGGATGTGGTATTGGTATATATGGACCAGCTATTGATGACTATGGGAATAGTTTACCAGGAGTTATGTTATTGGAACATATTGCACAAGAATGGGATTTAAGTATATTCTAA
- a CDS encoding HAMP domain-containing sensor histidine kinase gives MIILNLSNLVKKDIYILILMVFTVPLVGEIKSFPLNETFRMSFGAPTFFFFLLLFRRMPAFLPGFLTAIMVVAFRILMDVITKENMDWIASFHIQYPSFFFYFTYSCLFYLAKVERFHHQPLMIGFIGCIIEILSDCVELMIQYFVLKTTITPEAINEIIVIAFSHSFIVLSFFNMMKLYEAQSRERHIKKQNEHMLILISNLYEDAVHLKKTLQDAENITKKSYDLYKNLDSLENKQMSFQVEDLRQQALKIAGEVHDVKKDNQRIFAGLSKLISDESFTDYMSVYELVNIIVRANEKYARLLEKDIQFVYKIDSVHPQYHIYTILSIINNVVANAVEAIQDIGIITIDIKKDHHFVEFRIGDNGPGISSKYKESIFEPGFTSKYDDAGNPSTGIGLSYVKEMVELLEGDVTFEDRTEGKGSIFIIRLGIDHIIAKG, from the coding sequence GTGATTATTTTGAATCTTAGTAATTTAGTAAAAAAAGACATCTATATTCTGATTTTGATGGTATTTACAGTACCCTTAGTAGGTGAAATAAAGTCTTTTCCCTTAAATGAGACATTTCGAATGAGCTTTGGTGCTCCAACATTTTTCTTTTTTTTGTTATTATTTCGGCGAATGCCAGCATTTTTGCCGGGTTTTTTAACGGCAATAATGGTTGTAGCATTTCGTATCTTAATGGACGTCATCACAAAGGAGAATATGGATTGGATAGCTTCTTTCCATATCCAATATCCTAGTTTTTTCTTTTATTTTACTTATTCTTGTCTCTTTTACTTAGCGAAAGTCGAACGCTTTCATCATCAACCATTGATGATTGGATTTATTGGCTGCATCATTGAAATATTATCAGACTGTGTGGAATTAATGATTCAATATTTCGTATTAAAAACAACTATCACGCCAGAGGCAATAAATGAGATAATCGTTATCGCGTTTTCCCATAGTTTTATAGTTCTAAGCTTTTTCAATATGATGAAACTGTATGAAGCGCAGTCAAGGGAGAGACACATAAAAAAACAAAATGAACACATGCTTATACTCATCTCCAATTTATATGAAGACGCTGTTCATTTAAAAAAAACGTTGCAAGATGCTGAAAATATAACAAAAAAATCTTATGATTTATATAAAAATTTAGACTCTTTAGAGAATAAACAGATGAGCTTTCAGGTTGAGGATTTACGGCAGCAGGCATTGAAAATTGCTGGTGAAGTCCATGACGTTAAAAAGGATAACCAACGCATTTTTGCTGGACTTTCAAAGCTGATTTCTGATGAAAGTTTTACAGATTATATGTCCGTATATGAACTGGTAAACATCATTGTACGAGCAAACGAGAAATACGCCCGATTACTAGAGAAAGACATCCAATTTGTGTATAAGATTGATAGCGTGCATCCTCAATATCATATTTACACAATTTTATCAATTATAAACAATGTCGTTGCAAATGCTGTAGAAGCTATCCAAGATATAGGAATCATCACAATTGACATTAAAAAAGACCATCATTTCGTTGAATTTCGAATAGGAGATAACGGTCCCGGTATTTCTTCAAAGTATAAAGAGTCAATTTTTGAACCTGGGTTTACTTCTAAATATGATGATGCAGGTAACCCATCAACAGGTATCGGACTATCGTATGTAAAAGAAATGGTCGAATTACTTGAAGGTGATGTTACGTTTGAGGACAGAACAGAAGGAAAAGGATCGATTTTTATAATTAGATTAGGGATTGATCATATAATTGCGAAAGGGTGA